One stretch of Comamonas testosteroni DNA includes these proteins:
- the mobB gene encoding molybdopterin-guanine dinucleotide biosynthesis protein B has product MKVIGFAGYSGAGKTALVEALVMLMKQRGLRVSVIKHAHHDFDVDREGKDSWRHRKAGAYEVLLASDRRMALMREYEQPAPLSVHDMLAQLDPSVDWVLVEGFKHGELPKIEVWRQQQDRLDRGKSLEPLFPHDPRVLAVATDAANDLPQAPIQPVLDLNQPQLVLQWLLAHSDSLQYKN; this is encoded by the coding sequence ATGAAGGTCATAGGCTTTGCCGGATATTCGGGCGCGGGCAAGACCGCCCTGGTCGAGGCGCTGGTGATGCTGATGAAGCAGCGCGGGCTCAGGGTCTCGGTCATCAAGCATGCCCATCATGACTTTGATGTGGATCGCGAAGGCAAGGACAGCTGGCGTCACCGCAAGGCTGGCGCTTATGAAGTGCTGCTCGCGTCCGATAGGCGCATGGCGCTGATGCGCGAATACGAGCAGCCTGCACCGCTGAGCGTGCACGACATGCTGGCGCAGCTGGACCCCAGCGTGGACTGGGTGCTGGTCGAAGGCTTCAAGCATGGCGAGCTGCCCAAGATCGAGGTCTGGCGGCAGCAGCAGGACAGGCTGGACAGAGGCAAAAGTCTGGAGCCGCTGTTTCCGCATGACCCTCGGGTGCTGGCGGTTGCCACCGACGCTGCCAATGACCTGCCGCAAGCGCCGATCCAGCCCGTGCTGGATCTGAACCAGCCCCAGCTTGTGCTGCAATGGCTGCTGGCTCATTCGGACTCTCTGCAATACAAGAACTAA